The following proteins are encoded in a genomic region of Methylibium petroleiphilum PM1:
- a CDS encoding CoA pyrophosphatase has translation MQRIPIIDPRAVPVVGRDSHLSAVPLDRFLPAALRQRFLAPPAWQVEFPGDGRLIDREPANASVLLPLVVRDGGPAVLLTQRTDHLTDHAGQISFPGGRAEPEDADAIATALRETEEEVGLPRRHIEVIGTLPIYTTVTNFVVTPVVALIEPGFTARPDPFEVAEVFEVPLAFLMNPAHHQRHLFEGPGGQRSFYSMPWYPTPESPGYFIWGATAAMLRNFYRFLSA, from the coding sequence ATGCAACGCATTCCGATCATCGATCCCAGGGCCGTGCCGGTGGTCGGGCGCGATTCACACCTTTCTGCCGTGCCGCTCGATCGCTTCCTGCCGGCGGCACTGCGGCAGCGCTTCCTCGCGCCCCCCGCGTGGCAGGTCGAGTTCCCGGGCGATGGGCGGCTCATCGATCGGGAGCCCGCCAACGCCTCGGTGCTGTTGCCGCTCGTCGTCCGCGACGGAGGTCCGGCGGTGCTGCTGACGCAGCGCACCGACCACCTGACCGATCACGCCGGCCAGATCAGCTTTCCCGGCGGCCGCGCCGAGCCGGAGGACGCCGATGCGATCGCGACGGCGTTGCGCGAGACCGAGGAAGAGGTCGGCCTGCCGCGCCGACACATCGAGGTGATCGGCACGCTGCCGATCTACACCACGGTCACCAACTTCGTCGTCACGCCGGTCGTTGCACTGATCGAGCCCGGCTTCACGGCCCGGCCCGATCCCTTCGAGGTGGCCGAGGTGTTCGAGGTGCCGCTCGCCTTCCTGATGAACCCCGCGCACCATCAGCGCCACCTGTTCGAAGGCCCGGGCGGCCAGAGGTCGTTCTACTCGATGCCGTGGTACCCGACCCCCGAGTCCCCGGGCTATTTCATCTGGGGCGCGACCGCCGCGATGCTGCGCAACTTTTACCGCTTCCTCAGCGCCTGA
- a CDS encoding CobD/CbiB family protein produces the protein MSFFAVLLALVIEQLHPLPRSNGIHDAMVVWIRWTGRNFDAGRDHHSWVVWIITVVLPALLVFAVHFALAHFSILLALVWDVLVLYLTLGFRQFSHYFTDIRDALERGDEIEARRLLAEWRQLDASDLPRTELLRHVIEHSLVAAHRHVFGVFFWFVLLSTLGLGPAGAVLYRLAEFSSRYWAFRSRTVGVPINERLMQRSQQLFAWIDHLPARLTAFGFAVVGDFEAAIECWRRDAGLWRSRNDGTILAAAAGAVGVRLGGSAPPPLQTDQSKDFATGANRQDTDAVGSTPGLAPELGHLRSVVGLVWRSVVLWMLLLALLSLANLIG, from the coding sequence ATGAGTTTCTTCGCGGTCTTGCTGGCCCTCGTCATCGAGCAACTTCATCCCCTGCCACGCAGCAACGGCATCCACGACGCGATGGTGGTGTGGATCCGGTGGACCGGCCGCAACTTCGATGCCGGGCGCGATCACCATTCCTGGGTTGTCTGGATCATTACGGTGGTGCTGCCCGCGCTGCTGGTGTTCGCGGTGCACTTCGCACTGGCGCACTTCAGCATCCTGCTGGCGCTGGTGTGGGACGTGCTGGTGCTCTACCTCACGCTCGGTTTCCGGCAGTTCAGCCACTACTTCACCGACATCCGCGACGCGCTGGAGCGGGGCGACGAGATCGAAGCCCGCCGGCTGCTGGCTGAGTGGCGTCAGCTCGACGCCAGCGACCTGCCGCGCACCGAACTGCTGAGGCACGTGATCGAGCATTCGCTGGTCGCGGCGCATCGCCATGTGTTCGGCGTGTTCTTCTGGTTCGTGCTGCTGTCCACGCTCGGTCTGGGTCCGGCCGGCGCGGTGCTGTACCGCCTGGCCGAGTTCTCGAGCCGCTATTGGGCCTTCCGCAGCCGCACAGTGGGAGTGCCGATCAACGAGCGGCTGATGCAGCGCTCCCAGCAGTTGTTCGCCTGGATCGACCACCTGCCGGCGCGCCTCACGGCCTTCGGCTTCGCGGTGGTCGGAGATTTCGAGGCCGCGATCGAATGCTGGCGACGCGATGCCGGGCTGTGGCGGTCACGGAACGACGGCACCATCCTGGCGGCGGCAGCCGGTGCGGTCGGTGTGCGCCTGGGCGGCAGCGCGCCGCCGCCGCTGCAGACCGATCAATCCAAGGACTTCGCCACCGGCGCCAACCGGCAGGACACGGATGCAGTGGGCTCGACGCCTGGGCTCGCACCGGAACTCGGCCACCTTCGCAGCGTGGTGGGCCTGGTATGGCGCTCGGTGGTGCTGTGGATGCTGCTGCTGGCCTTGCTGAGCCTGGCCAACCTGATCGGCTGA
- a CDS encoding alpha/beta hydrolase: MNSRRTLLRTGGLTGLALGLTACAPTRVLNALADSDTYTLKADLPYGPDPRQRLDIYTPTRAATRAGHPVALFFYGGSWNNGERADYRFVGEALASRGVLTVIADYRLYPQVSYPDFLRDCAAALAWTLGETRGLGGDAGRVFVMGHSAGAYNAAMLALDPRWLAAEHCTPRQLAGWIGLAGPYDFIPIVNPDVRPVFHHPEVPPESQPIRYADRAAIRSFLGAAAKDSLVDPQRNTIQLARRLESHGTNVSLHLYERVNHVTLAGALARPLRFLAPVLDDVDAFIKQPPMA, from the coding sequence ATGAACTCGCGACGTACGTTGCTGCGGACCGGCGGCCTGACCGGCCTGGCGCTGGGCCTGACCGCCTGTGCGCCGACGCGTGTACTCAATGCGCTGGCTGACTCGGATACGTACACGCTGAAGGCCGACTTGCCCTACGGCCCGGACCCACGGCAGCGCCTCGACATCTACACGCCGACCCGCGCGGCGACCCGCGCGGGCCACCCGGTCGCCCTGTTCTTCTACGGCGGCTCCTGGAACAACGGCGAGCGAGCCGATTACCGCTTCGTCGGCGAGGCGCTCGCCTCGCGAGGCGTGCTGACCGTCATCGCCGACTACCGCCTCTATCCGCAGGTGAGCTATCCCGATTTCCTGCGTGACTGCGCTGCGGCACTGGCGTGGACGCTGGGCGAGACGCGTGGACTGGGAGGCGATGCCGGCCGGGTCTTCGTGATGGGTCACAGCGCTGGCGCCTACAACGCCGCGATGCTGGCGCTCGACCCGCGCTGGCTGGCCGCCGAGCACTGCACTCCGCGGCAGCTGGCCGGCTGGATCGGCCTGGCCGGGCCCTACGACTTCATCCCGATCGTCAACCCCGACGTGCGCCCGGTGTTCCATCACCCCGAGGTTCCACCCGAGTCTCAGCCGATCCGGTATGCCGATCGCGCCGCGATCCGCAGCTTTCTCGGCGCGGCCGCGAAGGACTCGTTGGTCGACCCGCAGCGCAACACCATTCAGCTCGCGCGTCGCCTCGAGTCACACGGCACGAACGTCAGCCTGCATCTCTACGAGCGAGTGAATCACGTGACACTGGCGGGCGCGCTTGCGCGCCCGCTGCGCTTCCTGGCACCGGTGCTGGACGACGTGGACGCCTTCATCAAGCAGCCGCCAATGGCCTGA
- the argH gene encoding argininosuccinate lyase: MSNDNQLDKKSQAWSALFSEPMSELVKRYTASVDFDQRLWRADIDGSLAHAEMLAAQGILTAEDHAAIVRGMAQVVAEIESGAFEWKLDLEDVHLNIEARLTQLVGDAGKRLHTGRSRNDQVATDVRLWLRGEIDAIGALLSALQRALVDVAEPNAEVILPGFTHLQVAQPVSFGHHLLAYVEMFARDAERLLDVRRRVNRLPLGAAALAGTSYPLDRERVARTLGFDGVCQNSLDAVSDRDFAIEFTAAASLCMVHVSRLSEELILWMSQSFGFIDLADRFCTGSSIMPQKKNPDVPELARGKTGRVVGHLMALITLMKGQPLAYNKDNQEDKEPLFDTVDTLKDTLRIFAELVGGISVKPEAMERAALKGYATATDLADYLVKKGLPFRDAHEVVAHAVKTAIAQGRDLSELPLPALQAFHPAITDDVHAALTLRGSLDARQVLGGTAPAQVRFQIARHRTRLGS, encoded by the coding sequence ATGAGCAACGACAACCAACTCGACAAGAAATCCCAGGCCTGGTCGGCGCTGTTCTCCGAACCGATGAGCGAGCTGGTGAAGCGCTACACCGCCAGCGTCGATTTCGACCAGCGCCTGTGGCGGGCTGACATCGACGGCTCGCTCGCCCACGCCGAGATGCTGGCGGCGCAGGGCATCCTGACGGCTGAAGATCACGCGGCCATCGTCCGCGGCATGGCGCAGGTCGTGGCCGAGATCGAATCGGGAGCGTTCGAGTGGAAGCTCGACCTCGAGGACGTGCACCTCAACATCGAGGCGCGCCTGACCCAGTTGGTCGGCGACGCCGGCAAGCGGCTGCACACCGGGCGCTCGCGCAACGACCAGGTCGCGACCGACGTGCGCCTGTGGCTGCGCGGCGAGATTGACGCGATCGGCGCCTTGCTCTCGGCGCTGCAGCGTGCGCTGGTCGACGTGGCCGAGCCGAATGCCGAAGTCATCCTGCCGGGCTTCACGCACCTGCAGGTGGCCCAGCCGGTGAGCTTCGGGCACCACCTGCTGGCCTATGTGGAGATGTTTGCCCGCGATGCCGAGCGCCTGCTCGACGTGCGCCGGCGCGTCAACCGGCTGCCGCTCGGCGCCGCCGCGCTCGCCGGCACCAGCTACCCGCTCGACCGCGAGCGCGTCGCCCGCACGCTGGGTTTCGACGGCGTGTGCCAGAACTCGCTCGACGCGGTGAGCGACCGCGACTTCGCGATCGAGTTCACCGCTGCCGCCTCGCTGTGCATGGTGCACGTGTCGCGTCTGAGTGAAGAGCTGATCCTGTGGATGAGCCAGAGCTTCGGCTTCATCGACTTGGCCGATCGCTTCTGCACCGGTTCGTCGATCATGCCGCAGAAGAAGAACCCCGACGTGCCCGAACTGGCACGCGGCAAGACCGGCCGCGTCGTTGGTCACCTGATGGCGCTGATCACGCTGATGAAGGGCCAGCCGCTGGCCTACAACAAGGACAACCAGGAAGACAAGGAACCACTGTTCGACACGGTGGACACCCTGAAGGACACGCTGCGCATCTTCGCCGAACTGGTGGGCGGCATCAGCGTCAAGCCCGAGGCGATGGAACGCGCCGCGCTGAAGGGCTATGCGACGGCGACCGACCTGGCCGACTATCTGGTGAAGAAGGGCTTGCCGTTCCGGGATGCCCACGAAGTGGTCGCCCATGCGGTCAAGACCGCGATCGCCCAGGGCCGCGACCTGAGCGAGCTGCCGTTGCCGGCCCTGCAGGCCTTCCATCCGGCGATCACTGACGATGTCCATGCCGCGCTGACGCTGCGCGGCTCGCTCGATGCGCGCCAGGTGCTGGGCGGCACCGCGCCGGCGCAGGTGCGATTCCAGATCGCACGGCATCGCACACGGCTCGGTAGCTGA
- a CDS encoding sensor histidine kinase, whose protein sequence is MWTIDCRSLPLVTPPMPAAHPATRPDGGEIAAAVDTALLSTGFGALGPDSGRDPGRPAVVPERLAFDVCHVGVVLRALLFVHGVLALGTAFSVSEIAQWGLQFAIASGVAMPALMWWLLTACLARRWLARRSVALQWTLATLWGGACSAAAWWLWSWMQWSNPRAVDGLHAAAGAATGAAMAAAFFQWLRQRARLEQPAATRARLAELQSRIRPHFLFNTLNTAIALVRVDPSRAEAVLEDLAELFRVALSDTGSQAAATLRDEVELARRYLAIEQIRFGDRLQVRWEIDPAGDAARLPPLLLQPLVENAVKHGVEPAAAGGLLRVRTRLRRGQVEILVANSVPQQASVPGHGIALRNVHERLRLMHDVAAHFQAGRDGDVYRVQITVPL, encoded by the coding sequence TTGTGGACAATCGATTGTAGGAGCCTGCCCCTCGTGACCCCCCCGATGCCTGCCGCCCATCCTGCCACCCGACCCGACGGTGGCGAGATCGCCGCGGCGGTCGACACCGCCCTGTTGAGCACCGGGTTCGGGGCGTTGGGGCCTGACAGCGGCCGTGATCCCGGCCGGCCTGCGGTCGTGCCCGAGCGCTTGGCTTTTGACGTCTGCCATGTTGGCGTGGTGTTGCGCGCGCTGCTGTTCGTGCACGGCGTGCTGGCGCTGGGTACGGCGTTCAGCGTCAGCGAGATCGCGCAGTGGGGCCTGCAGTTCGCCATCGCGTCCGGCGTCGCGATGCCGGCCTTGATGTGGTGGTTGCTGACGGCCTGCCTGGCGCGGCGCTGGTTGGCCCGGCGATCGGTGGCGCTGCAATGGACGCTGGCCACGCTGTGGGGTGGCGCATGCAGTGCCGCGGCATGGTGGCTTTGGAGCTGGATGCAGTGGTCCAACCCCCGGGCGGTGGATGGCCTGCACGCGGCGGCCGGGGCCGCCACCGGGGCCGCGATGGCCGCCGCGTTCTTTCAATGGCTGAGGCAGCGAGCGAGGCTGGAGCAGCCAGCCGCGACGCGGGCCCGGCTGGCCGAATTGCAGTCGCGAATCCGGCCGCACTTCCTGTTCAACACGCTGAACACGGCGATCGCGCTGGTCCGTGTCGATCCGTCCCGCGCGGAAGCCGTGCTGGAGGACCTGGCAGAGCTGTTTCGGGTCGCGCTGAGCGACACCGGCAGCCAGGCTGCGGCGACCCTGCGCGACGAGGTCGAGCTGGCGCGCCGCTATTTGGCGATCGAGCAGATCCGCTTCGGTGATCGGCTGCAGGTGCGCTGGGAGATCGATCCCGCAGGCGATGCGGCCCGATTGCCGCCATTGCTGCTGCAGCCGCTGGTCGAGAACGCGGTGAAGCACGGCGTCGAGCCGGCCGCGGCCGGCGGCCTGTTGCGCGTGAGGACGCGGTTGCGGCGAGGCCAGGTCGAGATCCTCGTGGCCAACAGCGTGCCGCAGCAGGCCTCGGTGCCGGGGCATGGCATCGCTCTGCGCAACGTGCACGAGCGCCTGCGGCTGATGCATGACGTGGCGGCGCATTTCCAGGCCGGACGGGACGGCGACGTGTACCGCGTGCAGATCACCGTGCCGCTATGA
- a CDS encoding LytR/AlgR family response regulator transcription factor, whose protein sequence is MNTPAAPLRVLIVDDEPLARLRLAQLVREVSAGGDPAAEVAGELGQAQAALDWLARQDADVLLLDIQMPGLDGTALAARLQALPRPPAVVFVTAHAEHALRAFELEATDYLTKPVRRERLQAALVRVARRSAAPGATATVLPVIVVSERGRLVRVPVADVLYLKAELKYVTLRTATHTYVLDDALSEIEQRLGDSFLRVHRNAIVAKAAVSALERRASEEEGAEGWAVRVGSSGEWLAVSRRQVGAVREALTASGL, encoded by the coding sequence ATGAACACCCCCGCTGCGCCCCTGCGTGTGCTGATCGTCGATGACGAGCCGCTGGCGCGCCTGCGGCTCGCGCAACTGGTGCGGGAGGTGTCGGCGGGCGGCGACCCGGCCGCCGAGGTTGCGGGCGAACTGGGCCAGGCGCAGGCGGCGCTCGACTGGCTGGCGCGGCAGGATGCCGACGTGCTGCTGCTCGACATCCAGATGCCCGGGCTCGACGGCACGGCCTTGGCCGCCCGGCTGCAGGCCCTGCCGCGTCCGCCGGCGGTGGTGTTCGTGACGGCTCACGCCGAGCATGCGCTCCGCGCCTTCGAACTGGAGGCGACCGACTACCTGACCAAGCCGGTGCGGCGCGAGCGGTTGCAGGCGGCGCTCGTTCGGGTGGCGCGACGCTCGGCAGCGCCGGGGGCCACGGCGACGGTGCTGCCGGTGATCGTGGTCAGCGAGCGGGGACGGTTGGTGCGTGTGCCGGTGGCCGATGTGCTGTACCTCAAGGCGGAGCTGAAGTACGTGACCCTGCGCACCGCGACGCACACCTACGTGCTGGACGATGCGCTGAGCGAGATCGAACAGCGGCTCGGCGACAGCTTCCTGCGCGTGCACCGCAATGCGATCGTCGCCAAGGCCGCGGTCAGCGCGCTCGAACGTCGCGCCAGCGAGGAGGAGGGCGCCGAAGGATGGGCCGTGCGCGTCGGATCCTCCGGCGAGTGGCTCGCCGTGTCGCGGCGCCAGGTCGGTGCGGTACGCGAAGCGTTGACGGCCAGCGGTCTGTAG
- a CDS encoding RsmB/NOP family class I SAM-dependent RNA methyltransferase produces MHPSALLDLASELLRAVLKLDAPADGVVSAYFREHRSLGHRERHALAETVYAVLRRRLLFQHLAQSGQGSMERRLVLLGWQGGDGILQAHASPPEREWLARARAIDVDTLPEKLRHNLPDWLATPLKGVLGESEFWALAASLNAAAPLDLRVNALQAKREDVAAALAEAGIEAGATPHSPWGLRIRGKPALNKLELFKRGDVEVQDEGSQLLALLTEARRGEMVVDFCAGAGGKTLALGAMMRNTGRLYAFDVSGHRLDALKPRLARSGLSNVYPVQIAHERDDRIKRLSGKIDRVLVDAPCSGLGTLRRNPDLKWRQSPKAIEELRVKQAAILASAARLLKPGGRLVYATCSLLASENEAIAEAFSTEHPGFEALAVQPVLECCKVGDAGTLVQDGFLRLWPHRHATDGFFAAIWLKK; encoded by the coding sequence ATGCATCCATCCGCCTTGCTCGACCTCGCCAGTGAACTGCTGCGAGCCGTTCTGAAGCTCGACGCGCCGGCCGACGGCGTGGTATCGGCCTACTTTCGCGAGCACCGCAGCCTGGGCCATCGGGAGCGCCATGCGCTGGCCGAGACCGTGTACGCGGTGCTGCGCCGGCGCCTGTTGTTCCAGCACCTGGCGCAATCCGGGCAGGGGTCGATGGAGCGACGTCTGGTCCTGCTGGGCTGGCAGGGCGGCGACGGCATTCTGCAGGCCCACGCTTCACCGCCGGAGCGCGAGTGGTTGGCGCGAGCGCGGGCGATCGACGTCGACACCCTGCCCGAGAAACTGCGCCACAACCTGCCGGACTGGCTGGCGACGCCGCTCAAGGGCGTGCTGGGCGAGTCTGAGTTCTGGGCACTGGCGGCCAGCCTCAATGCTGCTGCGCCGCTCGATCTGCGCGTGAATGCCTTGCAAGCCAAGCGCGAGGATGTGGCGGCGGCCCTGGCCGAGGCCGGCATCGAGGCCGGCGCCACGCCGCATTCGCCCTGGGGACTGCGAATCCGGGGCAAGCCGGCGTTGAACAAGCTCGAGCTCTTCAAGCGCGGCGACGTGGAGGTGCAGGACGAAGGCAGCCAGTTGCTCGCGCTGCTGACCGAGGCGCGGCGCGGCGAGATGGTGGTCGACTTCTGCGCGGGAGCGGGGGGCAAGACGCTGGCACTCGGCGCGATGATGCGCAACACGGGCCGCCTCTATGCCTTCGACGTGTCCGGGCATCGGCTCGACGCACTGAAACCGCGTCTGGCGCGCAGCGGCCTGTCGAATGTCTACCCGGTGCAGATCGCTCACGAGCGTGACGACCGCATCAAGCGGCTGTCGGGCAAGATCGACCGCGTGCTGGTCGATGCGCCCTGTTCCGGCTTGGGTACCCTGCGCCGCAACCCCGATCTGAAGTGGCGCCAGTCGCCCAAGGCGATAGAGGAACTGCGCGTGAAGCAGGCAGCGATCCTGGCCAGTGCGGCACGGCTGCTCAAACCGGGCGGGCGGCTGGTCTACGCCACCTGCAGCCTGCTGGCCAGCGAGAACGAGGCCATCGCCGAGGCATTCTCCACAGAGCATCCAGGCTTCGAAGCACTGGCCGTCCAGCCGGTTCTGGAGTGTTGCAAGGTCGGCGATGCAGGGACGCTGGTGCAGGATGGCTTTCTTCGTCTTTGGCCTCATCGGCACGCAACGGATGGCTTTTTTGCAGCAATTTGGCTGAAAAAATAA
- a CDS encoding DesA family fatty acid desaturase, translated as MELVSTMWNGAINGLAHGWLHATWWQVLLCTLVFTHVTIAAVTIYLHRSQAHRALDLHPAVAHFFRLWLWLSTGMVTKEWVAIHRKHHAKCETEDDPHSPQTRGIKKVLLEGAELYRAEAKNAETLSKFSHGTPDDWVERNLYTRYSWQGVGVMLLVNVFLFGAAGLTVWAVQMMWIPINAAGIINGLGHFWGYRNFEAPDASTNVSPWGVIIGGEELHNNHHTYPTSAKFSIKPYEFDIGWVYISVLVKCGLASVRKTAPKLALGTIRPVADSQTLEAIIAHRYELMAGYGRELKAACRVELARLKAEGQQHSPKWNQLHLAHRWLHRDDDRIPQAVRLQVETARAEHPVLDKLVTMREELRQLWTRTNVSAEQLVADLQAWCKKAEESGIAALQEFALRLRSAHA; from the coding sequence ATGGAACTGGTTTCGACGATGTGGAATGGCGCGATCAACGGCTTGGCCCACGGGTGGTTGCACGCGACCTGGTGGCAGGTGCTGCTGTGCACGCTCGTGTTCACGCACGTCACCATCGCCGCGGTGACGATCTACCTGCACCGCTCGCAGGCCCATCGCGCGCTGGATCTCCACCCGGCCGTGGCGCATTTCTTCCGTCTCTGGCTGTGGCTGAGCACCGGCATGGTCACCAAGGAATGGGTGGCGATCCACCGCAAGCACCACGCCAAGTGCGAGACCGAAGACGACCCGCACAGCCCGCAGACGCGTGGCATCAAGAAGGTGCTGCTCGAAGGGGCGGAGCTTTATCGCGCCGAGGCCAAGAATGCCGAGACCCTCAGCAAGTTCAGCCACGGCACGCCCGACGATTGGGTCGAGCGTAACCTGTACACCCGATACAGCTGGCAGGGAGTGGGTGTCATGCTGCTGGTGAACGTGTTCCTGTTCGGCGCGGCGGGTCTGACCGTCTGGGCCGTTCAGATGATGTGGATCCCGATCAACGCGGCCGGCATCATCAACGGCCTCGGGCACTTCTGGGGCTACCGCAACTTCGAGGCGCCCGATGCCTCGACGAACGTGTCGCCCTGGGGCGTGATCATCGGCGGCGAGGAGTTGCACAACAACCACCACACCTACCCGACCTCGGCAAAGTTCTCGATCAAGCCCTATGAGTTCGACATCGGCTGGGTCTATATCTCGGTGCTGGTCAAGTGCGGTCTGGCTTCAGTGCGCAAGACGGCGCCGAAGCTGGCGCTCGGCACCATCCGGCCGGTGGCGGACAGCCAGACGCTCGAGGCGATCATCGCCCATCGTTATGAATTGATGGCGGGCTACGGCCGTGAATTGAAGGCGGCCTGTCGCGTTGAACTGGCGCGCCTGAAGGCCGAAGGCCAGCAGCATTCGCCGAAGTGGAACCAGCTTCATCTGGCGCATCGCTGGCTGCACCGTGATGACGATCGCATTCCGCAAGCCGTGCGCCTGCAAGTGGAAACGGCGCGCGCGGAACACCCGGTGCTCGACAAGCTCGTCACGATGCGCGAAGAGTTGCGGCAGTTGTGGACCCGTACCAACGTGTCGGCCGAACAACTCGTGGCCGATCTTCAGGCGTGGTGCAAGAAGGCCGAGGAGAGCGGCATCGCCGCGCTGCAGGAGTTTGCGCTGCGACTGCGTTCCGCACACGCCTGA
- the rpmG gene encoding 50S ribosomal protein L33 — translation MAKGGREKIKLESTAGTGHFYTTDKNKKLHPEKMELMKFDPKARKHVAYKEVKLK, via the coding sequence ATGGCAAAAGGTGGACGCGAAAAGATCAAGCTGGAATCGACAGCCGGCACCGGTCACTTCTACACGACCGACAAGAACAAGAAGCTGCATCCCGAGAAGATGGAGCTGATGAAGTTCGACCCAAAGGCGCGCAAGCACGTCGCCTACAAGGAAGTGAAGCTGAAGTAA
- the rpmB gene encoding 50S ribosomal protein L28, whose amino-acid sequence MARVCQVTGKGPMVGNNVSHANNKTKRRFLPNLQYRRFWLETENRWVRLRVTNAALRLIDKVGIEQVVSDLRAKGEL is encoded by the coding sequence ATGGCGCGCGTCTGTCAAGTCACGGGCAAGGGCCCGATGGTGGGGAACAACGTCTCCCACGCCAACAACAAAACCAAGCGTCGCTTCCTGCCGAACCTGCAGTACCGCCGCTTCTGGCTCGAGACCGAGAACCGCTGGGTGCGCCTGCGCGTGACCAACGCGGCACTGCGGCTCATCGACAAGGTCGGCATCGAACAGGTCGTCTCCGACCTGCGTGCCAAGGGCGAACTCTGA
- the trxB gene encoding thioredoxin-disulfide reductase, with amino-acid sequence MTTPLHARVLILGSGPAGYTAAVYAARANLEPVLITGMAQGGQLMTTTEVDNWPADVHGVQGPELMQRFLEHAERFKTQVVFDHINAVDFSKRPFTLTGDSGRYTCDALILATGASAMYLGLPSEEAFMGRGVSGCATCDGFFYRDQEVCVIGGGNTAVEEALYLSNIASKVTLVHRRDKFKAEAILVDKLMEKVAAGKIELKLFHVLDEVLGDSSGVTGVRLKNTQTGETQDLMLKGCFIAIGHRPNTEIFQGQLEMKDGYIITRTGLNGFATMTSVPGVFAAGDVQDHVYRQAITSAGTGCMAALDAQRFLEQG; translated from the coding sequence ATGACCACTCCCCTGCATGCCCGCGTCCTGATCCTCGGCTCCGGTCCGGCCGGCTACACAGCTGCCGTCTACGCGGCCCGCGCCAACCTGGAGCCGGTTCTGATCACCGGCATGGCCCAGGGCGGGCAACTGATGACCACCACCGAGGTGGACAACTGGCCGGCCGACGTGCACGGCGTGCAGGGCCCGGAGCTGATGCAGCGCTTCCTGGAGCACGCCGAGCGCTTCAAGACGCAGGTCGTGTTCGACCACATCAATGCCGTCGATTTCTCCAAGCGACCCTTCACGCTCACCGGGGACTCGGGCCGCTACACCTGCGATGCGCTGATCCTGGCGACGGGCGCCTCGGCCATGTACTTGGGCCTCCCGTCCGAGGAAGCCTTCATGGGCCGCGGCGTCAGCGGCTGCGCCACGTGCGACGGCTTCTTCTACCGCGACCAGGAGGTCTGCGTGATCGGCGGGGGTAACACCGCCGTCGAAGAGGCGCTCTACCTGTCGAACATCGCCAGCAAGGTCACGCTGGTGCACCGGCGCGACAAGTTCAAGGCCGAAGCCATCCTGGTGGACAAGCTGATGGAGAAGGTCGCGGCCGGCAAGATCGAACTCAAGCTCTTCCATGTGCTCGACGAGGTGCTGGGCGACAGCAGCGGCGTGACCGGCGTGCGCCTGAAGAACACCCAGACCGGCGAGACGCAGGACCTGATGCTCAAGGGCTGCTTCATCGCCATCGGCCACCGGCCGAACACCGAGATCTTCCAGGGCCAGTTGGAGATGAAGGACGGCTACATCATCACCCGTACCGGGCTGAACGGCTTTGCCACGATGACCAGCGTGCCCGGCGTGTTCGCGGCCGGCGACGTGCAGGACCACGTCTACCGGCAGGCCATCACCAGCGCCGGCACCGGCTGCATGGCCGCGCTGGACGCCCAGCGCTTCCTCGAACAGGGCTGA
- a CDS encoding Crp/Fnr family transcriptional regulator, translating into MAMLSNLDLIRRVPLFSLLTGEQAQSIAEGVVKRRYRRGEVIVEQGTKSNALYILLTGRARVVTADARGREVILAVLQPGDYLGEMSLIDNEPHSATVRAEVQCDVLVLGRPEFARCLPENSSLSYAIMRGLVARLRAADRQIESLALLDVYGRVARALLDMSEEGAEYKLIRNKVSRQDLAKVVGASREMVSRVMKDLEERGFIQTQENGSVHIMERLAHR; encoded by the coding sequence ATGGCCATGTTGTCCAACCTCGACCTGATCCGGCGCGTGCCGCTGTTCTCGCTGCTCACCGGCGAGCAGGCGCAGTCCATCGCCGAGGGCGTGGTCAAGCGTCGCTACCGCCGCGGCGAAGTGATCGTCGAGCAGGGCACCAAGTCGAACGCGTTGTACATCCTGCTGACCGGCCGGGCGCGCGTGGTCACGGCCGATGCGCGCGGCCGCGAAGTCATCCTCGCCGTGCTGCAGCCCGGCGACTACCTGGGCGAGATGAGCCTGATCGACAACGAACCGCACTCGGCCACCGTGCGCGCCGAGGTCCAGTGCGACGTGCTGGTGCTCGGGCGCCCCGAATTCGCGCGCTGCCTGCCGGAGAACTCCAGCCTGTCCTACGCGATCATGCGCGGCCTCGTCGCCCGCTTGCGTGCCGCGGACCGGCAGATCGAGTCGCTGGCGTTGCTGGATGTGTACGGTCGCGTCGCGCGCGCGCTGCTCGACATGTCGGAAGAAGGCGCCGAGTACAAACTGATCCGCAACAAGGTCTCGCGGCAGGATCTGGCCAAGGTGGTGGGTGCCTCGCGCGAGATGGTCAGCCGCGTGATGAAGGACCTGGAGGAGCGCGGCTTCATCCAGACGCAGGAGAACGGCTCGGTGCACATCATGGAGCGCCTGGCGCACCGTTGA